In Sporosarcina sp. PTS2304, a genomic segment contains:
- a CDS encoding YlaF family protein, translating into MKDIKWIFVLYSLAAVLSMSAIGVGIGMRSIFVVILAVVALILIMGNGFKTKARMRREGTL; encoded by the coding sequence TTGAAAGACATTAAGTGGATTTTCGTTTTGTATTCACTTGCGGCCGTTCTATCGATGTCTGCAATCGGCGTTGGAATAGGTATGCGCAGCATTTTTGTCGTGATACTTGCTGTTGTCGCTTTGATTCTCATCATGGGTAATGGATTTAAAACTAAAGCACGTATGCGTCGTGAAGGTACGTTGTAA